ACGTCCTCTGCGACAGCCAGGGCCAGCGCGCCCGCCTCCGCGAACTCCTCGGCGACGAGGAGCACGAGCCGGACGCTGCGCTCACCGTCGAGTCGCTCCACGAGGGGTTTGTCCTCCCCGACGAGCGGCTCGCGGTCTACACCGACCACCAGGTCTTCAACCGCCACCACCGCCCGACGGCGCGCAACCGCAAGCGCGTCCGCGGCGGCCTCTCGCTCCGCGACCTCCAGGGCCTCAGCCCCGGCGACTTCGTCGTCCACATCGACTACGGCATCGGGCGTTTCTCCGGCCTACACACGATCACGGTCCGCGACAAAAAGCAGGAGGCCGTCAAGCTCCAGTTTCTCGGCGGCGATGAGCTATTCGTCAACGTAAACGCCCTGCACAAGCTGCACAAGTACTCGGGTAAGGAAGGACACCAGCCGAGACTGACTAAGCTCGGAAGCGGACAATGGGAGAAGGCGAAAAGCCGTACCAAGAAGCGAGTCAAAGACATCGCCCGCGACCTCGTCAAGATCTATGCGAAGCGCAAGGCGAGCCCGGGCTTCGGCTTCGCACCCGACTCGGTGTGGCAGCGCGAACTTGAGGCGTCGTTCAAGTGGGAAGACACCCCCGACCAGGCCCTCGCGGCGAGCGCGGTCAAAGAGGACATGGAAGCCTCGGTCCCGATGGACCGGCTCGTCTGCGGCGACGTCGGGTTCGGCAAGACCGAAGTGGCGGTCCGGGCAGCGTTCAAGGCCGTGCAGGACGGCAAGCAGGTCGCCGTCCTCGTCCCGACCAGCATCCTCGCACTCCAGCATTTTGAGACGTTTTCAGAGCGTTTAGGCCGGTATCCGGTGCGTATCGCTCAACTTTCGCGGTTCGCCACGACCGCCGAGCAGAAAGAGACGCTCGGCCGGATCGAGCGCGGCGAGGTAGACATCGTGATCGGCACCCAGCGGCTCGCGGGCAAGAAGGTCAATTTCAAAAACCTCGGGCTGCTCATCATCGACGAGGAGCAGCGGTTCGGGGTCGCGGTGAAGGAGCGGCTGCGGGCAATGCGCGCCGAGGTGGACACCCTCACGCTGACCGCGACCCCAATCCCGCGGACGCTCCAGTTCTCGCTCCTCGGCGTGCGTGACCTCTCGATTATGAATACCCCACCGCCGAACCGGCAGCCGGTTGTCACGGAGATTCATACCTTCGATAGAGACCTTATACGAGATGCTATTTCGTACGAAGTAAATCGAGGCGGGCAGGTCTTCTTCGTCCACAACCGGGTGCAAACGATTGAGGAGATGTCGGCTATGATCCAGGCGCTCGTGCCGGACGTGCGCATTAAAGTTGCGCACGGGCAGATGAAGGCGTCCGACCTCGAAAACGTGATGCACGACTTCATCCAGCACCGGTTCGACGTGCTCGTCTCGACTAACATCGTCGAGAGCGGGATCGACGTGACGAACGCCAACACGATCATCATCGACCGGGCTGAGCGGTTCGGGTTGGCAGACTTGCACCAACTCCGCGGGCGGGTCGGGCGCAGTGCGCAGAAGGCGTTCTGCTACCTCCTCGTGCCGAGTGTCCACACGCTCACGCGCGAGGCCCGGATGCGGCTCCAGGCCGTCGAGGAGTTCTCCGACCTCGGCAGTGGGTTCAACATCGCCATGCGCGACATGGACATCCGGGGTGCCGGCGCGATGCTTGGGGCCGAGCAGAGCGGATTCATCGAAGACCTCGGCTACGAGACCTACCACCGGATCCTGGAAGAGGCCGTGCAGGAGCTGCGCGGCGAAGAGTTCAGCGACCTCTTCGCGGACGAGGCTCCGCCCCCGTCTGGCGATGCAACGATTGATGTGTCTGAGGACGCGTTCATCCCGACCGCGTACGTCTCCAACGGCACCGAGCGGATGAACCTCTACCGCCGCCTTGCCGACCTCCGCGCCCCCGACGACCTCGCCGCGTTCCGGCAAGAACTCGGCGACCGCTTCGGCCCGATCCCGAAAGAAGTCGACGCGCTCCTCACCGCCGCCGAGATGAAGGCCGACGCGCAGGCGCTCCGGCTCCCCCGCGTGCAGTTCAAAAACCAGCGCCTCTTCCTCGATCTCCCTACTCAGGACGCCGACCCGCACTTCTACGAATCGACGTTCCATCCGCTTCTCGAAGCACTCGGCGGCCTCGACCGGCGCTACGTGATGAAGGAGACGCCCGGCGGCAAACTCCGTGCGATCATCCAGAACGTCCCCGACCTCGCCACGGCGAAGCGCCTGCTAGAGCGGCTGCGTCCCGCCGAAGCGCTCGCGCTCTAGCTGTAGTTTCCCGACAGCGGAGCGTGCTCGGCTGGAGCCGTTTTTGCGAACGGCTCTCAGACGATCGGCCAGGGTCTAAAAGTCTGAATAGATTGGTCCTATGCTTCGACGGGTACAGCACCGTAGTGCTCGGCGAGGCGGGTCGCCCGTTCGCGGAGCGTCTCCCGCAGCGCGTCCGGCTCCAGAGCCTCAACATCGGTCCCGTAGCGAAGCAGCCACTGCGCGATGTAGCCGATGTTCTCGAAGTAGAACGTCACCCGCACGCCGTCGTCGGTTGCGACCTCCTCCTCGATCTCGGCTGGGATGCCGCGCTTGGCCCAGCGGTAGGCGCGGGGGTTGAACCGAAGCGTGATCCGCTCACTTCGCGGGTTCGACCCCTTCTCCTTAAGGTACTCGTTCAGGTCGAAGTCCTCCGGGCGCTTGAAGGTGTCCATCATCATCCGCATCTTCCTGATCCGGTCGAGCCGGAAGTTGCGGACGTCTCCCCGGAGGTGGTCGTAGGCGATCAGGTTCCAGGAGTCGGAGTAGTAAACCAGCCCGAGCGGATTCACCTTGCGCTTCGTCAGTTCGTCGCGGCTGGCGACGTAGTAGTCCATGTAGACGCAGCGCTGCTTCGCCACGGCCTCGCTGAGGTCGTACCACCGGCCCTCATCGTCGTGCGCGCCCTGGCCGGGTTCGAGGTTGCGGATGTAGGGCGCAATGACGGTGCTCTCTTGCAGCCGGTCGATGTAGTCGCGGATCGGGCCGGGAAGGACCGAGCGAATCTTGAGCGCCACGTCGTCAGCGTCGGTCCGAAGCGACTGGTCGGGCTGGATCTTAGTGAACGCTGTGCCGACGAGGAGGGTGGCGGCCTCGCGGGCGGTGAACATCAGCGGCGGAAGCTGGTAGCCCTCGAGGATCTCGTACCCGCCGCCGTCAGCATAGGTGAGCGGCACGCCCGACTCGCCGAGTGTGCGGAGGTCGCGGAAGATGGTCCGCCGGCTGACCTCGAAGTACTCGGCGAGGTCCTTCGAGGTCATGTTGGGACGGTTCTGGAGCAGCAGGACCAGGGCGAAGAGCCGTTCCGTTTTGTTCAGCGTGCGGTCGGACTGGGACATCGAGATTCCGGTGAGGTGTGACATTAAAATGTCAACGCATAGAGACCCGTTCGGTTCGCGGGTAAAAGTTCGTGCCCCGCCTTTTTTTGCGTCTTCTGGTGGTTTCTTGCTGTGCGTTTTTCCTTGCTCCCGTCCCTTTATTCGACGTACTCCATGCGACCGTTTTTCCTCCTTGTGCTCGGTCTCGTTGCGGCGGGATACAGCTCTTTGGCCTCGGCGCAGAACACGTTTGGCATTCGGCTCGGCATCAGCACCGCCACGCTCACTGGCGACTTCGCTTCAGTCAATGGTGCCGAGCGCAGAACAGGCTTTGCGGCGGGCATCTACGGTGCTGTACCGCTCCGGTACGGCATCATTGTTCAGCCAGAGATACTCTATATGCAAAAGGGCTTTCGCCCTACAGATCCGATGCAGGTCGGCAGCGCTGAGCCTGTCGTGGAGTTGACCTACATCGAGATGCCCCTGCTGTTCAAATACCCGCTTTACGTGGGTGCGTTGCGGATCGACCCGTACGTCGGGCCGTTCGCGGGCTTTGAACTCGCGGAGCGTGTGCGCATCGATGAGGTGGGGGAGGGCGCTTCGGAGCGGGCCAGTGATCTGGTATCGCCGGACCTAGGCTTCGTGGTGGGCAGCGACTTCAACTTCACGCTGGAGACCCTGGACCTGGTGTTCGGCGTCCGGTTCAGCCGCGGCTTAAGAAACATACTAGAACCAGATGCAGCCCTCCGGGGCAACTCCACCGACGTCTTCACCCGAACGACCTCACTACTCGTTGGCCTGAACTTTTAGCCTAGGATGACGACTCGGCGTGCACCGTGACAATCACCTTGCTCTCGAAGTACGGAGCGCCAAGCAAGGGGAGAAGGGGGCAGTTTTCGACGCGCAGTCCGGAATGCATATCGCGGAGTTCTGCTAGCTCGTTTGTCAGATCACCACCCTTGAGACAGATCAGACCGGGCTTCCAGTGGTCTGAGGGGGCATCGAGCGGAGAGAAGCAGCGGCTGTGCCACGCCCAGAGTGTAGCAAGCGGTGATGTTGCACGTGAAACACTGTAACTCGCGGACCCCTGCCACTGCTCGGCTCTGCTGTGATAGGTGCGCACGTTCGGCAGCTCGAGCCTGCGCGCCATAGTCTCGACGGCTCGGATCTTCTTGCCGACTGAGTCCACGAGATGAAAGGTGGTCTCGGGAAACGCGATGGCGAGGGGGAGGCCAGGCATCCCGCCTC
This DNA window, taken from Bacteroidota bacterium, encodes the following:
- the mfd gene encoding transcription-repair coupling factor — its product is MSLTSIRTRVAAAPFFVQLRRDAASLASGDRLRLRGTVGSLPAFALADLADAGTPLCCLLPEHESATYLQSDLEQLLGEDTEVLLFPPTGQAPYDRDRVAESAALIRRADVLQRLQEGFAGTVVTSVEAVAELVAPPETVAQETLTIRVGDEVGPEALVERLVGQGFEAAEFVELPGEIALRGGILDVYPFAGDYPVRIEFFGDEIDSVREFDPQTQRSVSRLRQARIVPNLDAPAFDAVAHVALLDYFPGGTLFALFDSVRLSERADAVYAEAADAFAALEDDEAPPPDRLYLTGDALGDKLSDRPALLLGTFSDDADRTFALDAQPQPDFNADVRRLREHLAELKDRGFEAHVLCDSQGQRARLRELLGDEEHEPDAALTVESLHEGFVLPDERLAVYTDHQVFNRHHRPTARNRKRVRGGLSLRDLQGLSPGDFVVHIDYGIGRFSGLHTITVRDKKQEAVKLQFLGGDELFVNVNALHKLHKYSGKEGHQPRLTKLGSGQWEKAKSRTKKRVKDIARDLVKIYAKRKASPGFGFAPDSVWQRELEASFKWEDTPDQALAASAVKEDMEASVPMDRLVCGDVGFGKTEVAVRAAFKAVQDGKQVAVLVPTSILALQHFETFSERLGRYPVRIAQLSRFATTAEQKETLGRIERGEVDIVIGTQRLAGKKVNFKNLGLLIIDEEQRFGVAVKERLRAMRAEVDTLTLTATPIPRTLQFSLLGVRDLSIMNTPPPNRQPVVTEIHTFDRDLIRDAISYEVNRGGQVFFVHNRVQTIEEMSAMIQALVPDVRIKVAHGQMKASDLENVMHDFIQHRFDVLVSTNIVESGIDVTNANTIIIDRAERFGLADLHQLRGRVGRSAQKAFCYLLVPSVHTLTREARMRLQAVEEFSDLGSGFNIAMRDMDIRGAGAMLGAEQSGFIEDLGYETYHRILEEAVQELRGEEFSDLFADEAPPPSGDATIDVSEDAFIPTAYVSNGTERMNLYRRLADLRAPDDLAAFRQELGDRFGPIPKEVDALLTAAEMKADAQALRLPRVQFKNQRLFLDLPTQDADPHFYESTFHPLLEALGGLDRRYVMKETPGGKLRAIIQNVPDLATAKRLLERLRPAEALAL
- a CDS encoding YafY family protein, encoding MSQSDRTLNKTERLFALVLLLQNRPNMTSKDLAEYFEVSRRTIFRDLRTLGESGVPLTYADGGGYEILEGYQLPPLMFTAREAATLLVGTAFTKIQPDQSLRTDADDVALKIRSVLPGPIRDYIDRLQESTVIAPYIRNLEPGQGAHDDEGRWYDLSEAVAKQRCVYMDYYVASRDELTKRKVNPLGLVYYSDSWNLIAYDHLRGDVRNFRLDRIRKMRMMMDTFKRPEDFDLNEYLKEKGSNPRSERITLRFNPRAYRWAKRGIPAEIEEEVATDDGVRVTFYFENIGYIAQWLLRYGTDVEALEPDALRETLRERATRLAEHYGAVPVEA
- a CDS encoding outer membrane beta-barrel protein; the encoded protein is MRPFFLLVLGLVAAGYSSLASAQNTFGIRLGISTATLTGDFASVNGAERRTGFAAGIYGAVPLRYGIIVQPEILYMQKGFRPTDPMQVGSAEPVVELTYIEMPLLFKYPLYVGALRIDPYVGPFAGFELAERVRIDEVGEGASERASDLVSPDLGFVVGSDFNFTLETLDLVFGVRFSRGLRNILEPDAALRGNSTDVFTRTTSLLVGLNF
- a CDS encoding RsmG family class I SAM-dependent methyltransferase: MATLFTDTLLREDQRGMLAELEALALRLNRQLNLYSKESTQHFRERHLLHCLALASRPFPPGSDVVDWGTGGGMPGLPLAIAFPETTFHLVDSVGKKIRAVETMARRLELPNVRTYHSRAEQWQGSASYSVSRATSPLATLWAWHSRCFSPLDAPSDHWKPGLICLKGGDLTNELAELRDMHSGLRVENCPLLPLLGAPYFESKVIVTVHAESSS